In Actinoplanes sp. NBC_00393, a single genomic region encodes these proteins:
- a CDS encoding DUF1028 domain-containing protein — protein sequence MTFSIVARSTDGTALGVAVASKFLGAGAAVPAALADVGAVATQSYANLAYRPQALALLGTGVTATRTVQALIAGDDGPVGHRQVGVVGTHGDGATFTGEQCHPWAGGAAGDGYAIQGNMLAGPQVVADMQAAWLAGADQSRLQYRLVDALRAGDRAGGDRRGRQSAALLVVAKGMGYGGTSDVLADLRVDDHPDPVTELARLLELHTLYFERPDPDTLIPLTGAIAAEVWSRLAEAGHAGADLDEALASWAGIENLEERIVPGAIDPLVLAQLRSGGALPDRS from the coding sequence ATGACCTTCTCGATCGTCGCCCGCTCTACCGACGGCACCGCACTCGGTGTTGCTGTGGCCAGTAAATTCCTCGGCGCCGGAGCGGCTGTCCCGGCCGCGCTCGCTGATGTCGGCGCAGTCGCCACGCAGTCGTACGCAAATCTTGCCTATCGCCCGCAGGCGCTGGCGTTGCTCGGCACCGGCGTGACCGCGACCCGCACGGTCCAAGCCCTGATTGCCGGCGACGACGGTCCGGTCGGGCACCGGCAGGTCGGGGTGGTCGGCACGCACGGCGACGGCGCCACCTTCACCGGCGAGCAGTGTCACCCGTGGGCGGGCGGCGCAGCCGGGGACGGGTACGCGATCCAGGGCAACATGCTGGCCGGCCCGCAGGTGGTCGCCGACATGCAGGCCGCGTGGCTGGCCGGCGCGGATCAGTCGAGGTTGCAGTACCGGCTGGTCGACGCGCTGCGCGCCGGCGACCGGGCCGGCGGTGACCGGCGCGGGCGGCAGAGCGCCGCGCTGCTGGTGGTGGCGAAGGGCATGGGGTACGGCGGAACCAGTGACGTCCTCGCCGATCTGCGGGTCGACGACCACCCGGACCCGGTCACCGAGCTGGCCCGGCTGCTGGAGCTGCACACGCTCTACTTCGAGCGCCCCGACCCGGACACGCTGATCCCGCTCACCGGCGCGATCGCGGCCGAGGTGTGGTCGAGGCTGGCGGAGGCCGGTCACGCCGGCGCGGATCTGGACGAGGCGCTGGCGAGCTGGGCCGGCATCGAGAACCTGGAGGAGCGGATCGTGCCGGGCGCGATCGACCCGCTGGTGCTGGCCCAGCTGCGCTCCGGCGGCGCGCTCCCCGACCGGTCATGA
- a CDS encoding LPXTG cell wall anchor domain-containing protein: MLRKTSAGVLMALALLIPAAPAAAGSAAPGLDASCQTVERKLYKDIRQLVTIDLDTAPEVEIRVVANQILAATKAEALPVLPAELQERLDGPADDLRAFLKKRMLTAWTAALRISVGRTMTDAGPTVVAASNKVLDDGSIEASLAYLNEGLYAARELDCASPPSASPSATPSATPSATTSATPSATTTITPSATPAAPDGEDGEGGGLPVTGSDTGTVVGVGGALLLLGGVGYLIGRRRRSRFVA; this comes from the coding sequence ATGCTACGAAAGACTTCGGCCGGTGTCCTGATGGCGCTGGCCCTGCTGATCCCCGCGGCGCCTGCGGCGGCAGGATCCGCAGCGCCTGGGCTCGACGCGTCCTGCCAGACGGTCGAGCGCAAGCTCTACAAGGACATCCGCCAGTTGGTCACCATCGACCTGGACACCGCCCCCGAGGTGGAGATCCGGGTTGTCGCCAACCAGATCCTTGCTGCGACGAAAGCCGAGGCATTGCCCGTCCTGCCTGCCGAACTGCAGGAACGGCTGGACGGCCCCGCCGACGACCTGCGGGCCTTCCTCAAGAAGCGCATGCTGACCGCCTGGACCGCGGCCCTGCGAATCTCGGTTGGCCGAACCATGACCGACGCCGGACCCACCGTGGTGGCGGCCTCGAACAAGGTGCTCGACGACGGAAGCATCGAGGCGTCCCTGGCCTACCTGAACGAGGGTCTGTACGCCGCACGTGAGCTTGACTGCGCGTCTCCGCCCTCAGCATCACCCAGCGCGACACCGAGCGCGACGCCCAGCGCCACGACGAGCGCGACGCCCAGCGCCACGACAACCATCACCCCCTCCGCCACCCCGGCCGCCCCCGACGGCGAGGACGGCGAGGGCGGTGGGCTGCCCGTGACGGGTTCCGACACCGGGACTGTGGTCGGCGTCGGCGGTGCGCTTCTGCTCCTCGGCGGTGTCGGCTACCTGATCGGACGCCGGCGCCGGTCCCGCTTCGTGGCATAG
- a CDS encoding eCIS core domain-containing protein has translation MSESFAHDHAVTPQPGPVLPSPRRDVAPHYLAELHGSIGNQAVGDLLSSAQPLESSFRAFIESRLAHNFAGVRVHTGQSAARAARQVDAQAFTVGDDIVLDADSPSPHTREGRRLLAHELAHVVQQRAGTAGSQAGGAAEREADAAATAVTRGQAYAVTARTGVTLARQPKRRTAKTLDEELDEELQKNTHDPKTLDPNHPQYANTLQDYGFKLTHEKFDLRTEPKNAKAKAAWKRRFRKSELLAGRILSQSGPRVEQKESRGQMLATDLATAGFVDEAMALARQLTTRDNRTAVYDAALTRPDKLKPAQVAEITKFHVSRQVALTAHPVLEKLQSADGSGMTPDQINAGLAELVKGYEKNADLPKELARVLFFNPGGRPGFTTRMISEGKGALLRKVSEQNFFVEGAQITTPKNVVKPSEATLAWAVANKQKVAVADILALTSAAQTPVKAPKAFDAKSLKAWLESNTEIIGQAVKKQHPNDPKAAQALLRQITGAFMYHVEANVDPDLKGKIGHLTAAGPQNSQLKVDCDVLATYSVRLLVQSGFTPVGYMAIDPTDKSRAGHAIALLQHGKEWHAISNMSSRTFPATTTREQALKMLRDFGIKEAYDASRPLTGYQIFYKDSDAQGTLPTEVRDSDPTALMSDLSK, from the coding sequence ATGAGCGAATCATTCGCGCACGACCATGCTGTGACGCCGCAGCCCGGCCCGGTCCTGCCGTCGCCTCGCCGCGATGTGGCGCCGCACTACCTGGCGGAGCTGCACGGCAGCATCGGCAACCAGGCCGTCGGCGACCTGCTGTCCTCCGCCCAGCCGCTCGAATCCAGCTTCCGGGCGTTCATCGAGTCCCGGCTGGCACACAACTTCGCCGGGGTGCGGGTCCACACCGGTCAGTCCGCCGCCCGCGCCGCCCGGCAGGTCGATGCCCAGGCGTTCACCGTCGGCGACGACATCGTCCTGGACGCCGACTCACCATCACCACACACCCGGGAGGGCCGGCGGCTGCTCGCTCATGAGCTCGCGCACGTGGTGCAACAGCGCGCAGGGACCGCAGGATCGCAAGCCGGGGGAGCCGCGGAGCGCGAGGCCGATGCCGCGGCCACGGCGGTGACACGGGGCCAGGCGTACGCCGTGACCGCCCGCACCGGCGTCACCCTCGCCCGGCAGCCGAAACGCCGGACGGCGAAAACCCTGGACGAGGAGCTGGACGAGGAACTGCAGAAGAACACCCACGACCCCAAAACCCTCGACCCCAACCATCCCCAGTACGCCAACACGCTGCAGGACTACGGCTTCAAACTGACCCACGAGAAGTTCGACCTGCGCACCGAACCCAAGAACGCCAAGGCCAAAGCTGCATGGAAGCGGCGATTCCGCAAGAGCGAGCTGCTGGCCGGCCGGATCCTGTCGCAGAGCGGCCCGCGGGTGGAACAGAAGGAGAGCCGCGGCCAGATGCTGGCGACCGATCTCGCCACCGCCGGCTTCGTCGACGAGGCGATGGCTCTCGCCCGCCAGCTCACCACCCGCGACAACCGGACTGCGGTGTACGACGCCGCCCTGACCCGGCCCGACAAGCTGAAACCCGCCCAGGTCGCCGAGATCACCAAGTTCCATGTGAGCCGGCAGGTCGCGCTGACCGCCCATCCGGTGCTGGAGAAACTGCAGAGCGCCGACGGCTCCGGCATGACCCCGGATCAGATCAACGCGGGCCTGGCCGAACTCGTGAAAGGTTACGAGAAGAACGCCGACCTGCCGAAGGAACTGGCCCGGGTCCTGTTCTTCAATCCGGGAGGCCGGCCGGGATTCACCACACGGATGATCAGCGAGGGAAAGGGCGCACTGCTCAGGAAGGTGTCGGAGCAGAACTTCTTCGTCGAAGGAGCACAGATCACCACACCGAAGAACGTGGTCAAACCATCGGAGGCGACACTCGCCTGGGCCGTCGCCAACAAACAGAAGGTGGCGGTGGCCGACATCCTGGCCCTCACCAGCGCGGCACAGACACCCGTCAAAGCACCCAAGGCGTTCGACGCCAAGAGCCTGAAGGCCTGGCTCGAGTCGAACACCGAAATCATCGGCCAGGCCGTCAAGAAGCAGCACCCCAACGACCCGAAAGCCGCGCAGGCGCTGCTGCGTCAGATCACCGGCGCCTTCATGTACCACGTCGAGGCGAATGTGGACCCCGACCTGAAAGGCAAGATAGGCCACCTGACCGCGGCCGGACCGCAGAATTCACAACTCAAGGTCGACTGCGACGTGCTGGCCACCTATTCCGTACGGCTGCTCGTGCAGAGCGGCTTCACCCCGGTCGGTTACATGGCCATCGACCCCACCGACAAGTCCCGGGCGGGTCACGCCATAGCGCTGCTGCAGCACGGCAAGGAATGGCACGCGATATCGAACATGAGCTCCCGGACCTTCCCGGCGACGACCACCAGGGAACAGGCTTTGAAAATGCTCCGGGACTTCGGCATCAAGGAGGCGTACGACGCCAGCCGCCCGCTCACCGGCTACCAGATCTTCTACAAGGACAGCGACGCGCAGGGAACGCTGCCCACCGAAGTACGCGACAGCGACCCCACCGCCCTGATGTCCGACCTGAGCAAATGA